ACTCGTTCTCGTACTGGCCGAAATAAGCGCGCCCGTCCGCCAATGCCACCGAGGCGGCGACATAGGCCCCGGCATCAACCTCCTGTACCTGTTTGCCGTCCGCCAGCGAGATCACATGAAGCAGCCCGTCGCACCCGCCGAAAACAGTCTGGTTGTTGGCAACCGCGGGCGATCCGTTGATGTAGTTGCTCGTTTCATAAACCCAGTTGCTGCGGCCCGTCACGGCGTCCACGCAGTGGAGTTTGTAATCGTAGCTGCCGACGAGCACCCGCACGCCGCCGGCCGATTGCACCCAGTTTGGCGCGCCGAGGATTTTGTCGCCCGTCCGGTATTTCCAGGCCAGTTTGCCGGTTCCGGCCTCAAGCGCGTAAAGCAAACCGTCGCTCGAACCGATATACACCTTCCCCTCCAACACCAGGGGCGAGGATTCCACACCGTCCTCCGTCTTGAACGCCCAAACCTTGCTGCCATCTGCAAGGCCCACGGCATAGACATGGCCGTCGTCCGACCCGACGAAAACGCGGTCCCGAACGATCGCCGGGGAGGACTTCACCGGACCGGCAGTCTTGAAGGTCCAGAGCAATTGCAGCTTCTCCGGCAGCTTGCCCTCGCCGACGCCCACAAGCGCCGGCCCGCCGCGGAACATGGGCCAGTCGCCGGGCGCAACCGCGGCGCTCGCGCACCAACACCCCAGCGACCACACCCAGACCGTGAGGTGGCGTGCCGCAAGCATCAGAAGTCGGGAATTCAAGTCGCCGTTGCGGTGAGGTTGGCAGCCGGTAAGCCCGCCGCCCGGCCGGCGGGAATACAGGTGATTGCAAACGGCGCGCCCGCGGCCACCGCAAGTCCGTGATGAATGCAACTCCGGCGGGTGAACGATCTCGACTTCATACGGCCGATAAAATGCAAATATGGATGCTCGCCTGAGTGTGCCGTCAAAACGCCGCCAGTCAAGCGGGACTCTGGCATTTCCGGTACGCGTGCCGGAACATTGTGGTGGACTTCGCGGGAGAGCAATCTAGATTATGCTCATGGGCCCGCTGCAGATAGAGAAAGCACACGACAAACAAGGCAATCCCGGCGCCTGGATCACGCTCGATCCCGGCGCGGAACCGGTCTTTGTCGCCCAGCACCAGTGGATCGGCGTGGATCTGGACGGCACATTGGCCCGGGATGACGAAGAGGGCCATTTCCTGCCG
Above is a genomic segment from Candidatus Paceibacterota bacterium containing:
- a CDS encoding PQQ-binding-like beta-propeller repeat protein, with the protein product MLAARHLTVWVWSLGCWCASAAVAPGDWPMFRGGPALVGVGEGKLPEKLQLLWTFKTAGPVKSSPAIVRDRVFVGSDDGHVYAVGLADGSKVWAFKTEDGVESSPLVLEGKVYIGSSDGLLYALEAGTGKLAWKYRTGDKILGAPNWVQSAGGVRVLVGSYDYKLHCVDAVTGRSNWVYETSNYINGSPAVANNQTVFGGCDGLLHVISLADGKQVQEVDAGAYVAASVALADGRAYFGQYENEFMCVDLKEGGKVWTFHDRNFPYFSSPAVTAEFVVFGGRDKLLHCVKRADGKAVWSFATRGEVDSSPAVCGNRVVVGSDDGRLYVVSLDHGKEIWSYEIGQPIESSPAVARGRIVVGGNDGSVYCFGVK